One Tamandua tetradactyla isolate mTamTet1 chromosome 20, mTamTet1.pri, whole genome shotgun sequence DNA segment encodes these proteins:
- the MRPL22 gene encoding large ribosomal subunit protein uL22m isoform X3, translating into MWYLAKLIRGMSIDQALAQLEFSDKKGAQIIKEVLLEAQDMAVRDHNVEFRSNLYIAESTSGRGQCLKRIRYHGRGYFGIMEKVYCHYFVKLVEGPPPPPEEPKTAVNHAKEYIQELRNRTIIHTL; encoded by the exons ATGTGGTATTTGGCAAAATTG ATACGAGGAATGTCCATTGACCAGGCTTTGGCTCAATTGGAATTCAGTGACAAAAAAGGGGCCCAAATAATTAAAGAG GTTCTCTTAGAAGCCCAAGATATGGCAGTGAGAGACCACAATGTGGAATTCCGATCCAATTTATATATTG CTGAATCCACCTCAGGGCGAGGCCAGTGCCTAAAACGCATTCGCTACCATGGCAGAGGTTACTTTGGGATCATGGAGAAGGTTTATTGCCATTATTTTGTGAAGTTGGTAGAaggacccccacctccacctgagGAGCCAAAGACAGCTGTCAACCACGCCAAAGAGTATATTCAGGAGCTTCGTAACAGGACCATCATTCACACCCTGTGA
- the MRPL22 gene encoding large ribosomal subunit protein uL22m isoform X2, with protein MDAESEEPGEAGLGEIYHCRRQIKYSKDKMWYLAKLIRGMSIDQALAQLEFSDKKGAQIIKEVLLEAQDMAVRDHNVEFRSNLYIAESTSGRGQCLKRIRYHGRGYFGIMEKVYCHYFVKLVEGPPPPPEEPKTAVNHAKEYIQELRNRTIIHTL; from the exons GAAATCTATCATTGTCgaagacaaataaaatacagCAAAGACAAGATGTGGTATTTGGCAAAATTG ATACGAGGAATGTCCATTGACCAGGCTTTGGCTCAATTGGAATTCAGTGACAAAAAAGGGGCCCAAATAATTAAAGAG GTTCTCTTAGAAGCCCAAGATATGGCAGTGAGAGACCACAATGTGGAATTCCGATCCAATTTATATATTG CTGAATCCACCTCAGGGCGAGGCCAGTGCCTAAAACGCATTCGCTACCATGGCAGAGGTTACTTTGGGATCATGGAGAAGGTTTATTGCCATTATTTTGTGAAGTTGGTAGAaggacccccacctccacctgagGAGCCAAAGACAGCTGTCAACCACGCCAAAGAGTATATTCAGGAGCTTCGTAACAGGACCATCATTCACACCCTGTGA